In the Ornithinimicrobium pratense genome, GGAAGATGGCGACGAAGAACGCCGCGAGCAGGCCGCCGACCAGCCGCTTGCGACGGGGCAGGGCGATGAACGAGGCGCCCAGGGCGATCTCGACGACGCCCGAGCCCACGACGGTCAGGTCCTCCTCAAGCGGGAACCAGTCCGGCACCTGAGCCGAGAACTCCTGGCGCTGGGTGGTGAGGTGAGCGATCCCGGCGCCGACCATGGGGGCCCCGAGGGTGATGCGGGCGACGGTGCGCAGCCAGGACATGGTCGGAGTCTAGGCGCCTGGTGCTCGGGCCGCCGCCCGGTCGGTCCGACGGGCGGGCCGCCCGGTCGCTGGTTAGCGTGACGGGATGAGCGAGCAGCAGAACACCCCAGGGTCCGAGGAAGCCGACGCCCGACAGGAGGCCGCCGAGTACGTGGTGGACCGGGTCGAGAGCTGGGACGAGGGCGCGCAGCCCGAGACCGTGCGCGAAGACCTGCGGGAGGGGATGGCCGAGGCGCAGGTCGACGTGGACGAGGGTGACCTGGAGCGGATGGCGAAGGACATCCACGACAAGGGAAGCACCGACACCCCGGAGGTGGGGTGACCCGGGAGCTGCGCGTGCTCCTGGTGGCGGACACGCACGTCCCGAAGCGGGCGAAGGACCTGCCGACACGGGTCTGGGACGAGGTGGCGGCGGCCGACGTCGTCGTGCACGCCGGCGACTGGGTCGCTCCCGGCCTGCTGGACGAGTTCGAGGCACACTCGGCCCGCCTCGTGGCGGTCTGGGGCAACAACGACGGGCCCGAACTGCGTCGCCGCCTGCCCGAGGTGGCTCGGGTCGAGCTGGCGGGTATGCGGTGGGGCGTGGTCCACGAGACCGGAGCCAAGACGAGGCGCGAGGAACGGATGCGTGCGGCCTACCCGGACGTGGACGTTCTGGTCTTTGGGCACAGTCACATCCCGTGGGACACGGAGCACGAGGGCCTGCGGCTGCTGAACCCCGGCTCACCGACCGACCGTCGTGCTCAGCCGCACTGCACCTTCATGACCTGCACGGTCGCTGACGGGGCCCTGCACGACCTCGTCCTGCACCGCCTGTAGTCATACTGCCCCGGCCCGGCTGGGCTGGGGTGCTCGCAAGGCTGTTAACGTGCGGCTGCACATCACAGAGCGTCAGCAAGGGAGCCGTTGTGACGGACGAGCGCACGCCATACGTCGATAAGAAGGTCCCGAAACGGCTGGTGCTGCTCGCCCGTCAGTCACTACGCACCATCCTGGGGCCGGGCGAGGAAGTGCACGGGATGTTCTCGGTCACCCGGTTCCGGCGAAGCGTCTCCATGCTCGTGGTGACGGACCGCCGCCTGCTCACCCTGGGGGACGAGCACGTGGGAGCGCCCTTGGTCGATGAGGTGATGCGGGCGGAGGTGCGCGAGGTCACCATCGAGCGGGAGAAAGTCTGGACTACCGGTCTGGTCACGGCGCACACGGTCCACGGCGAGGAGGTGAACCTCGGCACGCTCACCTACACCGGTTCGACCTTCCTTCGCCTTGACGAGGTGCTGGCGCGCCCGACAGGCGGATGGTTGCCGACGATCCCTACGCCCGGTCCCGGGGCGCGGCCAGGCGTGGAGGACGTCGACGACGTGCCGGTGGGGCCGGGCCAGGGTCACTCCTCGCACCATCCGCTGATCGCCCATCTGACCTCGCTGGCCGACCTCTACGACCGCGGGGCACTGACCGAGGCTGAGTTCGCCGCGGCGAAGCGCCGGTTGCTCACCGAGACTCAACCTCAGGTTGAGCCCGAGGCCTGAGCCGCCCGACCACCAGCGCCCGGGTCGTCCTGACCCAGCGCCAGGGCAGGGAAGGGGGGCACGGATGGCCTCGGGGCGCGGCGCACTGGAACGGGCCCTTACGAAGATCTCCAGGTGAGGCTGGAGAACTCCGTGCCTGCGGGGACGTCAGCATAGTCCGCGGACCAGGCCGCGTAGAGCTGCTGCTCCTGCTCCTCGGTCATGTCGAAGGCATCGACGAAGAGGGCCAGGGTGCTGGCTGAGACCAGCCGGCCGTTGAGCGCCCGGGACACGCGGTCCTTCAGGCTGCGCGGCAACGTGCGGCGGCTCTCGGGGATCTCGCCGCGCTCCCACAGGGTGAGCGCCAGCACCCAGGCGACGCCGGCCTGGTTCGGCTGGCGCCCGCCCAGGCGCTGGGTATGGCGCAGCCACCTACGTCGGCACCGTAGGTCACCGAGCAAGATCTCGGTGAGCACGGTGGCGGTGCGCGGACATCCCGGCTCGGGCACGGCGAGCTGGAAGGTGCGTGGGACCGCATAGGGATATGTGGGGTCGATCGACATTGATCCTCCATCACGGTGTGGAGTGTCCGGCCCCCTGCGCCGGACACAGGCCCCATCACATCTGTCTGGACCAGCACTTCACCAGCAGATAGCGAGGATCCGTACGAGTCCGTACGCGACAGGCCTCTGACCTGCGGCGGAGACACAAGGGCGACGCGCCGGTGGTGCACTGTCGGACCTGATCCGTACGCTTGGCCCAGCAGAAACGAGGAGGTTCCTGTGGCCGGACCGCACGCCCGCGACACCGTCGCCCGCTTCGCCCACGACCTGACCGAGGCCAGGCGCGGGGCCGGTCGCTCGATCCGGCAGGTGCACCGCATCACCGGCATCCCCACCGCGACCCTAGGCGGCTACTTCGCCGGGCGCCACCTACCGCCGGCCAACCGGCCCGAGGTGCTGCGCGAGGTCCTGAGTGCCTGCGGGGTGCCGCCGGCCGAGCACGACGCGTGGCGGGAGCGGCTGCTGAAGCTCTACACCCAGCGGCGACAGGTCGAGGTGAGCCGCACACCATATCCCGGCCTGCGCCCGTTCGAGGTGACCGATCACGACCTGTTCTTCGGTCGGGAAGAGCTGGTGGAGCGGCTGCTGAGGATGGTGGAGGACGTCGTCGCCGAGCCTCAGCCCGTGCTGGTGGTGGTGGGGCCCTCAGGCTCAGGGAAGTCCTCGCTCATCCGCGCCGGGCTGCAGGCGGCGCTCGCCGGCGTGGCCTGCGCCCTCTGCCGCCCCTCGGAGATCGGCCAGGTGCTGCACGAGCTCCCCGACACCGCAGTCCCGGGTCCGGCAGGGGTGCGGCAGGTCCTGATCGTCGACCAGTTCGAGGAGCTGTGGACCGACCCGGAGCTCACGGCGGGCTCCGAGGACCTGCTCGACCAGCTGGCGGTATGGAGTGCCGGCGCACCCGGGCGGGTGCTGGTGCTGGGTCTGCGCGCCGACTTCTACGGCGAGGCGATGACCCGGCCACAGCTCGCCGCTGCCCTCCAGCACCGACAGCTGCTGGTCGAGCCGCCCAGCCAAGAGTCGATGCGAGCCGCGATCGAGGGACCGGCGAGCCAGGTGGGGCTCACCCTGGAACCGGGCCTCGTCGACGTCATCCTGGCCGACGCACGTCTGGACACAGTCGGGTCGGTGCTGCCGCACCTGGCGCACGTGCTGGACACGATGTGGAGGACCAGCGACCACGTGGGCCTGACCGTGGAGGACTACCGGAGGGCCGGCGGCTTCGCCGGTGCGATCCGACAGTCGGCCGAGCAGGCGCTGACCTCGCTGCCGACCGAGCAGCAGGACCTGGCGATGACCCTGCTGCTGCGAATGGTGACCACCGCACCGGCGCAGGGGTGGACGAGGCGGTTGGCGCCCCTCTCTGAGCTGACCGACCTGGGGGAGGACGCCTCCGAGGTGCTGAGCCACCTGGTCGCCCGGCGGCTGGTGACGGTGCGCGCTGAGGACGCGACCCTGAGCCACGAGTCTCTCGTCGGAGCGTGGCCGCGGCTGCGGGAGGCGGTCGGGGCTCGGCGGGGCGACATGGCCCGGCGGGAGGCCTTGGACCGTGCCGCGCGAGAGTGGGACACGCACGGCCGCGGCCACGACCACCTGCTGCGCGGCTCGCGCCTGCAGACCGTGTCCGACTGGGCCGCGAGCTCAGACGAGTCGCTGACCCCGCTGCAGGAGGACTACCTGGCGGCCAGCCATCAGCTGGCCCAGCACCTGACGCAGGCACGCCTGAACGCCGCTCGCCGTCGTCGTGCGGTGGTCGCGGCCATGGGAGTGCTCCTGCTGCTGACCACAGGTGCCAGTCTGACCGCCCTCCACTCCTACGACCAGGCGCGCACCGAGCGCAACCAGGCGCAGTCTCGGCAGATGGCGGTGGCGTCCGCCAACCAGCGGGACACCAACCCCGCCCTGTCTCAGCAGCTGGCCGTGGCCGGGCACCGGGCCGCGCAGACCAGGGAGAGCCGCGCCGCCGTGCTCGACGCCACGACCAGCCCGGTGCTGACGGCGTGGTCCCGGCCCGACGCGGTGCTCGAGCAGACGGCGACCATGGCCGACGGTGAGCACGTCCTGTTCTCCGGCCCGGCCGGCGGCATCGTCGTGGCGGGGACCACGGGCGTGGGCACGGATGCGTGGCAGGTGGTCGGCCGGACCTTGCTCGACGACGGGCCGGGCACCCCGGGCGTCTCCCGGTTGGCCACCCACCCGAGCCAGCCCTGGGCCGCGGCGGGCGGCTCGTTCGTCGTGGCGGGTGAACCGGCGCCGCCGCCGCTGCCCTTGCTGGCGCTCCTCGACCTCGGCAGCCCGACGTCACCGGGGGTGACCTGGGTGGACCTGCCCGAGGCAGGCCCCGAGCTGGCTGCCCGGCAGCCGCAACCGCTCCAGCCTCCCGTACCCACCGCGCTCACCTTCGCTGACGGTGGCTCCCTCCTGCTGGTCGCCGACTCCTACGGCCGCCTGCTGCGGTATGCCGTCGGTGAGCCGGGTGGTGGCGGGCGGCAGGCGGAAGAGACCGGCGTTGAGGCCGTCCTCATCGACGACAGTGCCGACCCGCTGTTGTTTCAGACCGGGGTGCGCGTCGAACAGCTGGCGGCTAGCTCGGGCGGCAGCCTCGCAGCGGCCGCGCTGTCCTCCGGCGTCGTGGTCCTGTGGCAGGTCGACGGCGGTGAGCTGGAGCTTCTGGACGAGCACGACACCGGCCGCGATCTCTTCTCGCTCGACGTCGCGCCGGACGGCTCGGCCGTGGCGGCGGTGGGTCGGTCTGGGCTGGTGCACTGGCTCGAGCTCGGTGATGAGGGGTTGACGCAGACGCACGGTCTCTTCGCCTCGGACACCAACCTGTTCGCGGTGCGGATCGACCCCGACAGCGGCCTGCTGGTGACTTCGGGCTGGGAGGGCACCACTTGGATGTGGCGGCTGGGTGACGACGGCCCGATGACGGAGTCACCCAATCTGGTGCTGCCGGTCCCGCGCCCGGTCCTGGGCCTGGACGCGGCCCCTGGCCGGTGGGTCTTCACCACTTTGGGCGGGACGGTCTACACCTGGGACAGCCAGAGCGCCGTGCTGCCCCGGCTCCCTGGCAACGTCTTCCTCGTCGCCACCTCCGAGGAGCGGGAACGGTACATGATGGCGACAGGCCCACCTGACGGTGCGGTGACGGTCTGGGACGCGAGCGTGCCGCACGCCCCGGTGGAGCTGCATACCCTGCGCTCGGACGGTGATGACGTGGGGACGGGGGCCGGGGCGATCAGCCCGGACGGCAGGTTCGCGGCAATGGGCACCTCCGGGGGTCGCCTGCTCGTCTGGGGCGTCGACGGTGACGAGGCACGGCAGGTGATGGCCGCCGAGGTTGTCCCGGAGGCGGTGCCGCTGGTGATGTTCGCCCCTGCGAGCGATGCCGTCCTCACGTTCGACGGGCAGGGGCTGGTGCGCATGGTGGGCATCGACAGCACCACCGGGGGCGGTCTTCAGAAGGGATCCAGCAGCGATCCCGACCTCGCAATCCTCGGGGAGATGAAGTTGGACGGCCCGGTGCTGGGCGCCGGGATGCGGGCGGACGGGCTCCTGGCCGTCTCAGCCACCGACAGCGGCGTACGGCTGGTGGATATCGAGGACCTGGACACCACGGTGGCCCAGTTCGACCTCGGGTCGAATGTGTACGGGGTCTCTTTCCACCCGGACGGTGACCTGCTCGCGCTGTCCGCCGCCGACAACAGCGTGCGCTTCTACGACGTGAGCGACCCAAGGGCACCCACCGAGGTGGGGGACCGGTTGACCGGGCCCACATCGATCCCCAACTCGGTGAAGTTCTCGCCTGACGGGCAGCGGCTCGCCGTCGCAGCGGTCGAAGGCCGGGTCTGGATCTACACGCTGCAGGAGCAGGGCTGGGTGGCGACCGAGGTGCTGAGCGCCGGGCTGGTCAACCTGCAGGACGTCACCTGGTCCCCGGACGGCTCGGTGCTGCTGGGTGGGGCCCTGTCGGGCCGGACCCGGCTGTGGCTGACCGACGTGGACACCGCGACGGAGTGGGTCTGTGCCGGGGTGGGCCAACACGTTACTGAGGAAGAGTGGGACGGCCTGCTGCCCGGGATCGACTACGCGCCGCCGTGCGCCGGCGCCGGGTGA is a window encoding:
- a CDS encoding AAA family ATPase; the encoded protein is MAGPHARDTVARFAHDLTEARRGAGRSIRQVHRITGIPTATLGGYFAGRHLPPANRPEVLREVLSACGVPPAEHDAWRERLLKLYTQRRQVEVSRTPYPGLRPFEVTDHDLFFGREELVERLLRMVEDVVAEPQPVLVVVGPSGSGKSSLIRAGLQAALAGVACALCRPSEIGQVLHELPDTAVPGPAGVRQVLIVDQFEELWTDPELTAGSEDLLDQLAVWSAGAPGRVLVLGLRADFYGEAMTRPQLAAALQHRQLLVEPPSQESMRAAIEGPASQVGLTLEPGLVDVILADARLDTVGSVLPHLAHVLDTMWRTSDHVGLTVEDYRRAGGFAGAIRQSAEQALTSLPTEQQDLAMTLLLRMVTTAPAQGWTRRLAPLSELTDLGEDASEVLSHLVARRLVTVRAEDATLSHESLVGAWPRLREAVGARRGDMARREALDRAAREWDTHGRGHDHLLRGSRLQTVSDWAASSDESLTPLQEDYLAASHQLAQHLTQARLNAARRRRAVVAAMGVLLLLTTGASLTALHSYDQARTERNQAQSRQMAVASANQRDTNPALSQQLAVAGHRAAQTRESRAAVLDATTSPVLTAWSRPDAVLEQTATMADGEHVLFSGPAGGIVVAGTTGVGTDAWQVVGRTLLDDGPGTPGVSRLATHPSQPWAAAGGSFVVAGEPAPPPLPLLALLDLGSPTSPGVTWVDLPEAGPELAARQPQPLQPPVPTALTFADGGSLLLVADSYGRLLRYAVGEPGGGGRQAEETGVEAVLIDDSADPLLFQTGVRVEQLAASSGGSLAAAALSSGVVVLWQVDGGELELLDEHDTGRDLFSLDVAPDGSAVAAVGRSGLVHWLELGDEGLTQTHGLFASDTNLFAVRIDPDSGLLVTSGWEGTTWMWRLGDDGPMTESPNLVLPVPRPVLGLDAAPGRWVFTTLGGTVYTWDSQSAVLPRLPGNVFLVATSEERERYMMATGPPDGAVTVWDASVPHAPVELHTLRSDGDDVGTGAGAISPDGRFAAMGTSGGRLLVWGVDGDEARQVMAAEVVPEAVPLVMFAPASDAVLTFDGQGLVRMVGIDSTTGGGLQKGSSSDPDLAILGEMKLDGPVLGAGMRADGLLAVSATDSGVRLVDIEDLDTTVAQFDLGSNVYGVSFHPDGDLLALSAADNSVRFYDVSDPRAPTEVGDRLTGPTSIPNSVKFSPDGQRLAVAAVEGRVWIYTLQEQGWVATEVLSAGLVNLQDVTWSPDGSVLLGGALSGRTRLWLTDVDTATEWVCAGVGQHVTEEEWDGLLPGIDYAPPCAGAG
- a CDS encoding metallophosphoesterase family protein, whose amino-acid sequence is MTRELRVLLVADTHVPKRAKDLPTRVWDEVAAADVVVHAGDWVAPGLLDEFEAHSARLVAVWGNNDGPELRRRLPEVARVELAGMRWGVVHETGAKTRREERMRAAYPDVDVLVFGHSHIPWDTEHEGLRLLNPGSPTDRRAQPHCTFMTCTVADGALHDLVLHRL
- a CDS encoding SHOCT domain-containing protein, which gives rise to MTDERTPYVDKKVPKRLVLLARQSLRTILGPGEEVHGMFSVTRFRRSVSMLVVTDRRLLTLGDEHVGAPLVDEVMRAEVREVTIEREKVWTTGLVTAHTVHGEEVNLGTLTYTGSTFLRLDEVLARPTGGWLPTIPTPGPGARPGVEDVDDVPVGPGQGHSSHHPLIAHLTSLADLYDRGALTEAEFAAAKRRLLTETQPQVEPEA